GCAGCTCGTTATCCATGCTTGTGATGTGGTTGGCTAATGTGTAGTTGGCTAATGTGTTTCATTTGCTGCAGATTCCCTGGCAAGGGTGTCGGTGTGAATCTGCCTGGAGCGGGATCGGCTCCTGCAgcagctgctcctgcggctGAGGTTGCTAAGGTTTGTTGTTCCCATCCTCCTTTCATATTGCCCCTTGTTTCTATCAACTTGTGATGGTTGAGCAATTGAGTATCGCTgctttatttgatttattactGTATGCTTTATTGAATAATTCATTGTGGGTACTCTAGATGCATTATTCATTGACTGACATGGTAACTGTAAATTGGATTGATCTAGCTATCTCATAAATTATATAGTTGTGTACATGATGTGGATGTCTTAGATCAATGCATTTGTCATGCCACAATCAAAAGCCAGCTAACTGAAAACAGTAGTTCCACTAGCAGTAAAATCAAGTGTACCCTACTACCCTAGAATCAATGATAGGCATGAATCTCCTGATTTCATAGTATATGATGAAGCTCCTCAGTTCGTATATGATGCTACTAAGTTGATTTGTTTTAATAATATATTGTGTTTGATATACTgtaggatgatgatgatgacgacttGGATCTTTTCGGTGATGAAACCGAGGAGGATAAGAAGGCTGCTGATGAGCGTGCGGCTGCCAAGGCCTCTGCCAAGAAGAAAGAAAGTATGCATAATTTTCAGTTTGGAGTGGTAGCCTAGTTGTTTACTCAAATCAGTGGGCAATCTTGCCACTGCTACATCCAGATTTTGTCAGTTGTGCATAGTTTGTGTgcttatacatatatatacaggtGGCAAGTCCTCTGTCCTGATGGACGTGAAGCCGTGGGATGATGAAACTgacatgaagaagcttgaggaGGCTGTTCGCAGTGTCCAGATGGAGGGTCTCACTTGGGGAGCTTGTAAGGAACTTCTATCTGTCTCTATCATAGCTAGCTAATAGATTTGCCTGTGACTAACACACTTTAATGTTGCAGCAAAGCTTGTGCCCGTTGGTTATGGTATCAAGAAGATGACAATCATGTTGACCATTGTGGATGACCTCGTGTCCATTGATAGTCTGATTGAGGACCACCTCATGGAGGCACCCATCAATGAGTATGTCCAGAGCTGTGACATTGTTGCCTTCAACAAGATCTAGAATCCCAATTATCGGGCACTAAATCTGCTGCTGGGGTCTTGGTCTCTTGGAACTGGATTGGTTATGATGGCAAGCGCTCAAGTTTCTCGTGGGATGCGAGCTCTTACCCCTTTTAGTTACTCTGCTATAGAAATTGTCGGGTCTGAGTCTATTGTTCAGTGCTGCCAGGTTTTTGAATATCTGTTTATCTTGAATAGTTGAACTGCTGGGCGGTGAAACATGTGCTGTGTCTAATGTACACCAGTTTTCTGTGCAACGCTAGTTTTGAACGAGGATGAGAAACGTGTTTCTGATACTGCTTTTCTGTCTGCAATAGCATATAGTTGCGGGAATGATGATATGGTGTTCTGTGGTAACTGATGcggatgatgttttcctctatATGATCGTTTGATTGTGTTCATTTAATGCACTGATGCACAAGATATCACCAAGGTCGGGTTTGAGTCTTggctgtgcaaaaaaaaaaaaaaactcactaATCAGTCAATCATGCTCACAACATTACTGATTAATAGCTCCTGATGTGCCGAGGAGCCTAGGTTCCCCACTCGATTAATGAGCAAGAGGCATGCCCCTGCTGGCCGTAGTAGCCCAGGGATCGGATGTGGCCTACTGCAACGGCTGAAGTAATTGAAAATCACATACTGCAGTGGTTTGAAATGTATAAACAGGGACAAACTGTTAATAGGAATGCAGTAGATGAGTGTCGACCAAAGGTGCAAGATCAAAGTagatgatgacgatgacgacACAAGGATCAACACATGATATGTGCTTTCCGAAGGTGCCAAGATCTGAATGTACACACCATGctaaggccccgtttgggagggcttcaccggcggcttcaggtgaagccctcccaaacgtttgtttcacacgtgaagccggttctgaagccgtcggcggcttacacagccaaggtgaagccatgaaatcgtggcttcacgcggcttacacatcaatctaacaagtgaactgttttgccaaatattttctaaaacggctccaactccaccagaaaagccgctccatctgaagagccagagccggagctgtttttggaagagccgaAGCCCTACCAAACGGGCCCTAACTGCAATTACTGACCCtgaaaaagaaagcaaattacCAGGGCAAGTTCCTGAACCTGTGAGAAAATCGATGCTTTCCCTTAGCCAGTGCACCAGCGCAGTATCCTCAACATTCAGAAAATGTCTTTACCCATCAGAATGATCAGCAGTTTACCAACTGCTCCTTTCTACCTACGAGGCTACCACACCGCGCACACAGCACTCCTctttctctctatatatatagcaGCAACAAGCTCATCTACGATCGGCCGACCCATCTCATTTCACTTGGGATCCATAGTGTTCCAGTTTCACCTGGAGCAGCGCGGTCcaggtggccgcggcggcgctggcgctggcgccgccgctcgggcgCCGGGGAGAAGCGCGGCGGGCCCTCTCCGTCCTGGCGGTCCTGGCGAGCTTCACCTCGAGCCTGGCGCTCTTCGCCATCCTCCTCGTCTACATCAACTACATGCTGGGCACCTGGCGGAGCTGCGACGCCTTGAGCAGAGCTAGCTCCGTGGCCTGGCAGCTCGTCGGCCTCGTCCTGCAGCTGATCGCTCTCGCCTTGCTCTGGTAAACCCCCCATCGGTTCCTGATCAGCGTGGGAACTTAGTGAGTCTGTGTGGTAATATCAGTCACATCTGATCTGGGAGCTCAGTCTTTCTTAATTAGTGCAAGCCGGCAGGCACTTTAATGATCAATGAACTAGCAGCTTGATGATACGAGTGTGTCGTAGTTGAGGGTTAGGCTGTTATTCATGTATCTGCAGCTGGCcttgtgatgatgattcaactGCTGTTACATATATAAGTTCTTTTATCGAGAGTAAGTAAATCAGTAGCATGCATTGTGGATTCTTGTTGAGATTAATTAAGCAGCTGGGCGTTTGCGGTGACGTGTCGGCTCCACGTTCGTTATTACTAGCGATTGCTGATGTTAAATTCAGTTTACATGAAACATGAGCAACAGTTCTACGGCTTCCCctttcctccccgccgcccggcTCCTACCCCGACTTCCAGCGCCTCCTCCCGAGCGTGAACTGCGCTCGCCCATCCCGCCGCCTTCTCTCCCGAGCGTGAACTCCGCCTGGGCCATCACGACGATGGCGCGGCCGCGCTCGCCCATCCCGCCGCCTTCGTCATCGACCCTGGTGAGTTCACAAGGAATGCGCGTTAGATCCACCCATCATTGCTGATGAGCCGAATGAAACAATCGACGCAAGAGAGGGGAGGATGGGATCGGAGGGCCGCGTACCTGGCGGCGACTTCacggaggaggccggcaccagCGGCGGGTCCCGCACACGCCGCCCCTCTCTCCCACTCTCGGACTCTCCCCGTCAGTGCCCATGGAATCACACCCACTGATCCACCCATCTtcgtcggcggcgccgaccCTGGCACCGGCACCGCGCCGCAGTCCGCCGACCCTGGCCGCCGTGGGCGAGGGCCTCTCCGGCTCTGGCGCCGCCACTGAGGACCCCGTCCTCATCCGCGTCCTCCCCGGAGCCGTCGGCCGTGGCGTCTCCTCTATCCCGCCCCACCCATGTCCTccgcctccttcctctctcccctctctctacGGCCCCCATTCGGCTTCGGGCCTCGGAGTTGGAGAGCAGCTCCAGCCAAGGTACGACGCTCCAACCACTCGATTCTACCTTGGCGCGTGTATTGGGCGCAGCTAAACCTTCATTATAGCAGTACCTTGCCCTCTTACGTTGTTGGATTTGTTTAATTTTGCATTTTGCTGGTTGAATCTGGGTTCCAGTCTCCCATGTTTGTTGTGTTTGCTGACTGTCGATTTGTGAGCTCCTATACTATAGTGGTTAATATGTCCAGTTCGTTCTCACTTCTCAGAACTGCAGTTTTGCTCATCGCCTGATGAATGTTATCTACCTAGCCAATCTATTCCTCATTGGGCATTTTTTATTCTTGGAATAATTCGGGCCtattctttctcttttttctttgaaCGTTTAGGAATGGAGATTGCGGCACTGTCTCGTGCTTCAGAAATGATCCGGATGTTCCAACGACATCTGACTACGATGGCGGCTTCAAGTATATTGCCCAATCAGAGAGCTCCAGTGCTGTGGCGGCAAAAGAGGAGGAGGTGGGAAGTTCAAATGGGGAGCAGGAGTGAAATTTCAAGGACATGGGTTGGTTCCTGCAAGTGCAGAAGGCAAGTATGTCTTCTTTACTGCATCCTAACCTGCTTGTATTTTTCTTAGAATTTACTTGATGTAGATGTAGAAAATATCTCTAAGCAATTCCATTTCCTCCTCTCCTCTACATTTCTAGCTTGGCATTTCACTTGCATTCCATTATGTTTAATTGCTGGAGCATAGTACTTACTTTGTTAAACAATATTATTCTGCTTCATGCTACTGTGGAAATTTGCTTGGCATTTCACATGTGTTGTATGTAACATGTCCGCTTTTACTACAATAAATGTACAGATCTTAGCAACCACTAACATGAGTTTCAGTCTCAGTTTTCGCATAGACTAAAGAGGTAGTCTTTTTGAATAATTTTACAACATGATCTATGTTTGAGTGATTTAAACATTCTTTTTTACAATTTATAAACTTATTTTCTGTGATCAGTATTGGTCACATATTAGTTCTGGTCACACTACTGTGGCAGCAATCATTCCCATTGAAACTGAAGTTTTACATTCAGGTCAGTCTTCTTTTTTACTTCCCACCTTTCTGTCTAATAACTCATTCATAATGAATGAGTTGGTTCACACATTAAGTGTATTGAGTATTAGAAAAGAAATTTCAGTCAAACTATGATTTGAgtgaaaataattttttagcTCCCTTTCGCAATTTTGTGTGTACCAAGAGATAATTCACACATTAGTGGTTTGGGCACTCTGATTACTTTTGAAGAAAGTGGTGCTAGGTCATGTCTCAAGAAAAGAAACTGTACTCAAGTCAAGTGTATTGAGTGTTAGAAAAGAAATTTCAAGTCATCAGGGAGCAATGCCTGGCTCATCTGTCAACATGATAGTGACATAGATCATTATTATTGAAGTCATCAAGGAGGAAATGCTTCACTGATCTATTGAATAGGAGTCTGCTAGAAGGTGGATTTTTATGCAGATGCACATAAGTCTGGTAATACTTTTTAGTGGCTTCTTCACTGTACTTTAGTTAGAATAAGAAAATGGTTGTTTTCGAATGACTTCTTGTTTTGGTTCTAAAAAGCAGATTACTCCAGAGTTAATGTTTTTTTTCCTAACTAATAAGATCTCCTTGTGGTTACTCATGGATTTTTGTTCTGTTTAGATGAAGATGACTTGGTCCATTGCTTGGAGCAAGGGATACATGCTATCAGGAGGCATGCATACATGTTTATCAAGCCTGTGAGAAATCATTGTTTGCACACTTCAGTCAAACACATTTACTGCATTCCCTACTTTCACTGCATTGACAATGCTTGATCTCTGTGAAATATTGTGCATTGATAATGCTTGATCTCTGTGAAATATTGTTTGCAAACTTCAGGTTTCTAATAAATTTGTAGAATCAAATGATGTTTCATGTCTTCCTCTCCTGTGATCATAATTCATTTTGTACTCAGGTTATTTATTAGTTCTCAAAAAGCTCAATAATCTGCTTTGGCCAACTGACCTATTTTTTTATTCTCCATATGTGTTGTTTGCTTCTGTTGAAAACAAAACCATCTCAGCATAGTGTTCGTGGTTTTAGGGGACTTGGGCTCACCCCGAATATTTTTAGCAGCACCTCTGGTAGACTGTAAGctgcctaccccaacttgcttgggaaaaaaggctatgttgttgttgttgttgttgttgttgttgttgttgtctgGTAGACTGTAAGCTGATTGCAAGTCTGCTAAATTGTGAGTGGCATATAGACCCTCATGCTTAACTCGTGTCCTTTTCGAATAAATTTTCTTATAGTTTAACTTTTATCATCTCCCTCACTgatttttttcacctttttaggtatggcaatgtcaaatatgttgaTGGGAGGCATTGGCATAGCTATGAggtctattttttttaaagctTGTACAAATGTGCCTTTAAATGTACGAGTCTGCTTTCTGTTACGATGGTGTTCCTACCTCTTGCCTGGTCTTTATACTGAAGTATTGTTGTCATCACAGGTAAACCCTGACCAGCACCAGTAATGACCCTAAACCCTAAAGAAAATATGGTTAAATGTGATATGTATACTTTAAGACATGGAATATATTCTACATTTCATCTCAGCTTAAAGCCTTCTTGTCTGATCACAATATATTCTACTGTTCATTTTCTTAATAAAAATGATCAAACAGTATTTTTCCTATTACTTGATTCTACTTTAACATATATGTGCTATTTTACACGACCATGGTGTACATATTcaggaaaataaaaaatgaacaGAGGAATTCTCATGATGGCCGTGGCAGCGACGGAGGCGGGGCCGAGCGAGTGCAGCGGCAGGGCGGTGCTGGTCACGGGCAGACGGGCGGGGCGGGCCACACCGTGCTGCAGCTTAGCTCGTCACCGCGGTATTCCGCGTTATCGTCGTCGACAGCCTCGCCAACTCCTTCGAGATTGCGCTGCGCCGGGTGTGCGTTCTCGCGGGGAACATGCCAAAAACCTTGCCTTCCACAAGGTAATCAATACTGCGTAcgttctctctccctcactcaaTGTTGGAATGTTAATTTGCTTCCTGCTATGCAAATGTGTGTTATTGCAATATAATATTTGATTGTCAAATACAAAGTGATGTTCTTTCCTTGTTGCATTGAGCCATTGCCTTTGTTGAGTTGCTGAGCAATTCACCTGTAGATCAAGATATGTTAGGATGTCCAAACCAAGTTATGTTATGTTGTCCAAATCAAAATATGTTATAATGTCCAGTAATAGTGTGGTGCTTTGTAAATGACAGATGGTGTTATATGTCATTTTTTTGCTGTTATCTATAATTCTGTAGCATAGTTTCCTGGACTGATAGCTTGGCATTTTTTTAATGCACCCTTGGAAAATTTATCATGTTTTATCAAGATAAAATAACAACTTAACTTTAATAGTGCTATTTGTAGTGTTTGTTTCAACTTTGTGACTAGCCTATTTTCATGTAGACTCTTTTTGGATTTGTAAACTTCAAGCCCTCCCATTCAATTAATGTAAATTATCGCCCAATTCTGGATCCTTGCTTGGAAGCTTTAGCAGCTGGTATATATATGCACTGATGCTTATTATTATTAACTGCAATTATATGTCGTTTAATGAAGTGGTTGTCCAAAATCTTTGTTGGAAAGGGGTAACCATGATACAGTGCATATGAAGTGGTTGTCCAAAATCCAAATCTAGAGGTGCAGTGCTGGTTGGTTTTGAAGCAACTGCAACACATTGAAATGGCACTACACATTCTGATACTGCTTGCCTTTTTATTAATGTACTTTCCATGCCTTTGGTGGAAGGATTGATCCTGAAAAGTTTAGATACAAAGAACCTAAGTATTTTCCTCATATCTTCACAACGGAATATCTGAAATCTCAATTGTGAAGTTTTGCTGATAAATAACCATTATACCTCCTTTGGCTTACTGTTTTAGATATAGATGGTTTATGTTTCTcctttttattttaaatttcatCACAATTTGTTTGCATAGTagaatctatatatatatactataagGAACCAAAACAATGGGAAAAATCCATGTTGATGGGGAGCTGCATTAGCGTGGGGCTCTCCTCGACACCACTCTGCAGGAGACCGATGCCAGGCTATGATGTGTTTGAGGGATGAGGACAACGTTGGTGGCGCATTGTGTCTATTGTTCGTTTGGGTGATCCAATCCTATATTCTGTTTCATTTGGCATTCACAACTTGGTGTTTGCGTATTGGATTAACTACAAATGAAGCTCAGCAAGGAGCGGAGCACTGATGCAGCCATCCAACAAGTTAGCAGGAGACCTGCACATGGTGTCCTCTCTAAGATCCTTCTGTTCTGGCTATTCTTTGTAGAAATTGATCAGCTCAGTGCAGCTCCCTATAGAATACTACAGCTTTTGAACCTTTTCTATAGGAAGATAAGAGTATTTAGGTGAAGTAAGGGAAACGGTCTATTTGAGATCTTTATCACTGATCATAAGATATATTGGCTTGTGATTTCTTCATTATCTGGTATGTCATAGCTTGGTCAATTTCTTGCAAATAGTAACTTAGCACTTTTTTGTGTTGAAACTTTTAGCTGGTTATTGTTTAGAAATTGAAAGATACTCATGGGTTTACGTATTAGTTTTAATATGAAAATAATGCTGGTCTAACCACATGACAATGGCAGGCTTCTTCGCTTCCGTTGCAAGGGAAGAAAATTA
This portion of the Panicum virgatum strain AP13 chromosome 2N, P.virgatum_v5, whole genome shotgun sequence genome encodes:
- the LOC120662096 gene encoding elongation factor 1-beta-like, with protein sequence MAVTFSDLHTADGLKALEAHLAGKTYVSGDAISKDDIKVFAAVPSKPGGEFPNAARWYETVAAALAARFPGKGVGVNLPGAGSAPAAAAPAAEVAKDDDDDDLDLFGDETEEDKKAADERAAAKASAKKKESGKSSVLMDVKPWDDETDMKKLEEAVRSVQMEGLTWGASKLVPVGYGIKKMTIMLTIVDDLVSIDSLIEDHLMEAPINEYVQSCDIVAFNKI